A genomic segment from Spinacia oleracea cultivar Varoflay chromosome 3, BTI_SOV_V1, whole genome shotgun sequence encodes:
- the LOC110783516 gene encoding sulfite oxidase, with amino-acid sequence MPGLQAPSDYSNEPPRHPSLKINSKEPFNAEPHRSGLISAYVTPVDLFYKRNHGPIPVVYDIERYHLSVTGLINIQREFSMRDIRDLPKYTVTATLQCAGNRRTAMSKTRKVRGVGWGIAALGNAVWGGAKLADVLELVGVSKLASTTSRGGKHVEFVSVDRCKEENGGPYKASIPLSQATNPEFDVLLAYEMNGETLNRDHGYPLRVVVPGVIGARSVKWLDSINVIAEESQGFFTQKDYKMFPPTVNWENINWSTRRPQMDFPVQSAICSLEDSNVLKDGKVTVKGYAVSGGGRGIERVDISVDGGKTWIEASRYQKPGVPYVADGINSDKWAWVLFEAQVEVQHSAEIVAKAVDIAANVQPENVETIWNLRGILNTSWHRVDVRVGHSSM; translated from the exons GAGCCTTTCAACGCTGAACCACACCGATCAGGTCTCATATCAGCCTATGTGACTCCAGTGGATTTATTCTACAAAAGGAACCATGGACCGATACCTGTTGTCTATGACATTGAAAG ATATCATCTTTCTGTTACGGGCTTGATCAACATCCAAAGGGAGTTCTCAATGAGAGACATCAG GGACCTGCCCAAGTATACTGTAACAGCTACATTGCAG TGTGCAGGAAATCGCAGGACAGCTATGAGCAAAACAAGAAAAGTGAGAGGAGTTGGCTGGGGCATTGCTGCCTTAGGAAATG CTGTGTGGGGTGGAGCTAAATTAGCAGATGTGCTTGAACTGGTTGGTGTTTCTAAGCTAGCTAGTACCACATCAAGAGGGGGAAAGCATGTTGAATTTGTCAGTGTTGACAGGTGCAAG GAGGAGAATGGAGGTCCTTATAAGGCATCAATTCCATTGAGCCAGGCAACTAACCCTGAATTTGATGTATTACTTGCCTATGAAATGAATGGAGAG ACCCTTAACAGGGATCATGGTTATCCATTACGTGTAGTTGTCCCGGGTGTAATTGGTGCTCGTTCGGTTAAATGGTTGGATTCTATCAATGTGATTGCTGAAGAATCTCAG GGTTTCTTCACGCAAAAGGATTATAAAATGTTCCCTCCTACAGTTAATTGGGAAAATATTAACTGGTCGACGAGAAGGCCTCAAATGGATTTTCCAGTTCAG AGCGCCATCTGTTCCTTAGAAGACTCAAATGTTCTGAAAGACGGCAAG GTAACAGTCAAGGGATATGCAGTATCTGGTGGAGGTCGTGGGATTGAGAGAGTAGATATATCCGTTGATGGAGGGAAAACATGGATagaagcttctagataccagaAACCAGGCGTTCCATATGTTGCAGATGGTATCAACAGTGACAAGTGGGCGTGGGTGCTCTTTGAGGCTCAAGTTGAGGTGCAGCATAGTGCTGAGATTGTTGCAAAAGCG GTGGATATAGCTGCAAACGTGCAGCCGGAAAATGTAGAAACTATCTGGAATCTGAGAGGAATCCTGAACACATCATGGCATAGGGTTGATGTTAGAGTTGGTCACTCAAGTATGTAA